Part of the Pseudobacteriovorax antillogorgiicola genome, CGTGAGCAATCCGAAGGTGTTGGTCAGATCAGAGATGCGATCGGCAATCTCGACCAAGTTACTCACGGCAATGCTAAAACAGCTCGCTCTGCTTCAGATTTAAGCCTTGCTCTCACTCAGCAATCCGATTCAATGAGCGAATCTATCGAACGACTCGCAAAAATCGTTGGCTCAGCCTTGGATCACGAGGAACAAAAATCGTCTGTCGCCCTTAAAGAGAACGCAACACCTGAGAATCGAAAGTCTTCTGCGAACAAAGATAATCGTAAGCGGGTCGCATAAAAATATATAGACCCATGCGAAGCGCCCACTACTGGGCATCCACATCAATGTTCGCCCGCACCCTCATATCATGCTCAAGGACCCTCAAGGACATAAAGAAGTCGCCTATAAAAGAGATCAATCCTGCCAGCATACAGAATAAGCCTAGTAGAAAGAAGACGATTGGCAGTACACCGACCGGAATCTCCATGCTCAACGAGAGAAACACAGAGCAAATAGTTAAAACAACCATGGATGCGGCAACAATCTCGGATATGATCATCAGCCGCAGCATGCGGGCTCGCTTGTAAAGGGTTTTGAATTCGTGCTCCATATGGTCAGCACCTAAGGCCATCCCATAAAGCTTCGGTCCATCTCGGAGAAGCGTTCGCGTGCGATCGATCACTCGATTATAGCGTGCATTCATAGCAGCAATGATCGCGACAATACCTGTAATGAGAAATACCGGTGCCACAGCAGCGGATAATATATCGACAATTTCGCCTGGTTCTGTGTGAAGGGTCACCATATAGCTCTCCTGGCTGACCAAGTTTATACCCTGCCATGAGTGTCTTGTAACAGACTCTTCCCCTAAGGAAAACCCCCCAGAGACAAAAATTACTACTTTAATCGGAACCCAGGCCAAGTCCTTACAAAAGCGCTTCGTAAAGATACTCAAGTGCTACTAGTCAGCCCCTTGAATCCCATGTAGAATCCCGGTCAGCCCCGAGTCTTGAATTCAGCTAAAGGAGCCGCCTTGAAATCGAATCACCGCCTGAAACGCCTGTTGACCTATAGCCTCGCTCATCGTCCAGATATGATTAAGGCTAGCATCTTTTCTATCGTCAACAAAATCTTTGATGTCTTTCCTGAGATCCTGATTGGGGTCGCCATCGATGTGGTGGTCGAGCAAGAGCAGAGTTTTCTTGCCAAGATCGGAATTGCTGACCCGAGACACCAACTGGCCTTGCTCGCCGTTGTCACCCTTTTGATTTGGGTTTCAGAGTCGCTGAGTGAGTATGGGGCTGTGGTTCGCTGGCGTAATCTCGCCCAAGAGATTCAACACAAACTCAGGCTTGATGGGGTGTCCCACATTCAAAAGCTTAGCCTTTCGTGGTACGAAGAGCAGAACTCCGGACAACTATTAGCAATCCTCAATGACGACGTCAATCAAGTGGAGCGTTTCCTTAACGAAGGCCTTCACAACTTGATCCAGATGCTGGTCTCAAGCCTTCTGATAGGGGCTGTCTTTCTCTACCTGTCCCCGATTGTCGCTCTATTCGCAATTCTTCCTATTCCGATTATTATCCTCGGCGGCTTTAGGCTGAAAGGACCTTTAGCTGGGCGCTATAGCGATGTTCGCCAGCGTGCGGCTCAGCTTGGTGAAAAGCTTTCTGGTGTGATCACCGGCGTCGTGACCATTCGGGCATCTGTTGCTGAGGATGCTATGGTTGAAAACATCAGTCGGGCAAGCCAGGGGTATATTGATGCCAACCGGGAGGCCATTCGCCTGAGTTCCGCCTTTGTGCCCATCATTCGCATGGCTGTCCTTGCTGGATTTTTGGTTACGCTAGTTTTAGGTGGGTTAAAAACTCTCGATGGAAGCTTGGCACCTGCTGCATTCACGGTGCTAGTATTTCTAACTCAAAGACTTCTTTGGCCTTTTACAAGATTTGGCGATCTTCTCGACCTCTACGAACGCTCCCTAGCCTCAGCACAACGGGTTCTCGACCTCATCGCAACGCCTATTGATATTGCAGATAGCGACCAAACCAAGACCTTGGAACGAATTGAAGGCCGGATCACCTTTAAGAACGTGGAGTTCGCTTATCCTGGCTATAAACCAGTACTAAATGGCTTCAATCTAGATATTCAGGCTGGCGAATTTATAGGGATCGTAGGGTCGACTGGTTCTGGGAAAAGTACGCTCATTAAACTGCTCCTGCGTTTCTACGATCCTCAGTCTGGCAACATCACGATCGATGGAGTCCCCATTGACAAGCTCTCCCTAGCTCAGTTGCGCAATTCGATCGGTTATGTTGGTCAAGATGTATTTCTAATGGATGCCAGTATCGAGGACAACTTATTGCTGGGCAAGGAGTTCGCGTCTCACGAAGAAATCACTGCAGCCTTGCAGGCTTCCGACTCAGAAAATTTTGTGAACAAGCTGCCTGAGCAGCTCGGTACAGCTATTGGTGAACGAGGACAACGGCTATCAGGTGGCCAACGGCAGCGCTTGACGATCGCTCGTGGTATCCTGGGCCAACCGCCGATCCTGGTGTTTGACGAAGCAACCTCAGCAGTAGATAACGAAACCGAGG contains:
- a CDS encoding DUF2721 domain-containing protein; the encoded protein is MSIFTKRFCKDLAWVPIKVVIFVSGGFSLGEESVTRHSWQGINLVSQESYMVTLHTEPGEIVDILSAAVAPVFLITGIVAIIAAMNARYNRVIDRTRTLLRDGPKLYGMALGADHMEHEFKTLYKRARMLRLMIISEIVAASMVVLTICSVFLSLSMEIPVGVLPIVFFLLGLFCMLAGLISFIGDFFMSLRVLEHDMRVRANIDVDAQ
- a CDS encoding ABC transporter ATP-binding protein encodes the protein MKSNHRLKRLLTYSLAHRPDMIKASIFSIVNKIFDVFPEILIGVAIDVVVEQEQSFLAKIGIADPRHQLALLAVVTLLIWVSESLSEYGAVVRWRNLAQEIQHKLRLDGVSHIQKLSLSWYEEQNSGQLLAILNDDVNQVERFLNEGLHNLIQMLVSSLLIGAVFLYLSPIVALFAILPIPIIILGGFRLKGPLAGRYSDVRQRAAQLGEKLSGVITGVVTIRASVAEDAMVENISRASQGYIDANREAIRLSSAFVPIIRMAVLAGFLVTLVLGGLKTLDGSLAPAAFTVLVFLTQRLLWPFTRFGDLLDLYERSLASAQRVLDLIATPIDIADSDQTKTLERIEGRITFKNVEFAYPGYKPVLNGFNLDIQAGEFIGIVGSTGSGKSTLIKLLLRFYDPQSGNITIDGVPIDKLSLAQLRNSIGYVGQDVFLMDASIEDNLLLGKEFASHEEITAALQASDSENFVNKLPEQLGTAIGERGQRLSGGQRQRLTIARGILGQPPILVFDEATSAVDNETEEAIQKSLQRLAHNRTMIVIAHRLSTIRHADKIIVLQEGTIAESGRHDELVESGQIYKRLWDLQTGVSTEP